AAGAAGTATGATGAGGTATTCTAAATGGGCGTTTTTTTACTATAGGCATATTTTTTGAAAGCAGACCATAAGAAGAATATATTTTTGTCACTTCAATAGCCTCTTCAAAAGTAAGCGGCGGAAGTATTGTTGGTATTCTTTTTGCTATTAAGGTTTTACCGCATCCGGGGGAGCCTATCATTATAAAGTTGTGCCCGCCTGCAGCAGCTATCATTGCAGCTCGCTTTGCATATTCCTGCCCCTTTACTTCAGAAAAATCCACAGCTTCATTGTTATCGGATGTAAAATTAAAATTGCCTTTGGATATTATAGCCTCTCTTTTACCTTCAGAAACATCCATTGCTTCTTTTAGTGTTTTTACAGGATATAGATTTATTCCTTCTATAATATTAGCTTCTTCCATATTGTTAAAAGGTATAATAGCATTTTTTATTCCTAGCTCTTTGGCATTCAAAAGCATTGAAAATATTCCTTTTACTTCTCTCACACTTCCGTCTAATGCTAACTCCCCAAGTATTATAGTGTTGTCCATAAAATCAGAAAAAAATAATTGTGCACTTGATGAAAGTATACCCAAAGCAAAAGGCAAATCATACATGCTTCCTGTTTTCTTTAAATCTGCTGGAGCTAAATTAATGGTTATTCTCTTTGGCGGGAAAAATCTGTCGCTATTATTTATTGCTGCAATTACTCTCTCTTTTGCTTCATTAACTGCTTGGTCTGGCAGACCTACCACATCAAACTTCGGCAAGCCTTCTGATATATTTACTTCTATAGTTATTGGTATGCCTTCTATACCATAAAGAGCTTCTGAATATATTTTTGTATGCATAAAACATTACTCCAATTAATTTTTTTATGCATATAGTTAAACAAAGTTTTTATAATTTTAAGCCTAAATTAAGCCTAAAATAATAATAATAGTATTTTATAAATAATATGTTAAACTATTTTTTATTTATTTCGTATATTATAGTATATTTAAATTTGTGGGATAAAAAATCATGACAAAAAATATTACATTAATTATATTATTTTTATTTGCTCTAAATCTATACCCTATAGCTACATCAAAGCAATATGATAATTGGAAAGTAAAAACCATTGTATATGACGGCACAGATAAAAAAACTGTTACAATGTCTTTAAATCTTGATGATAAATTAGAAATATATATAGCTTCAAGACAAGAACAATTAAACATTACAATTACTTGGTATAATGATAAAATAAATAATGATGATGCTGTAATATCATATTATTTTGATAACAAACAAACAACAGAAATAGAACCAATAGTTCGCTCAGAAAAAAATAATTTTGATATACTTTATACTGTTTCGCCTTCATTTGGAATAGTGCAGGAAAATGAAATAATTGAGTTTTTTAAAGATTTAATTAATCATGATACAATGACAATAAAACCATATAGAGAATCAAAAAATATATATAATATAAATTTAAAAGGCATAAAAGAGGCAATAGAATATACAGATTTCTCTAATACTCTTTTTGATAAATATAAAACTCGCATTTTAAAATAACTTGACTTTTTTGTTTGCTGTATTATAATTAACTTCAAATTACGGAGTTATTTTATGATTAACAATTTTTCTAATATAAAAATACTCTCTTTCTTTCAAGTATTAATAAGGCGTTAAGCCTAATTGTCTATTAAAAATCAAAAAAACACATTTTATTAATAAAAAAAATATGTTAATATTATATATCTTTACACATAAAAAATTTAGGAGATAAAAAAATGTTTAAGAAAATAATAATTATTACATCAATACTTTTAATATCTTTAATAGCTTTTATGAGCTGCTCTAAAAAAGAGAATAAACTTTATGTTGGAACTAATGCTGAATTTGTACCTTTTGAATATAGAGAAGGAGACCAAATTGTTGGATTTGATGTAGACTTAATTAATGAAGTAGCAAAAATTATAAAACAAGATATTGAGTTTGTAGACATGGCTTTTGACGGACTTCTTCCTGCTTTACAATCTAAAAAAATAGATATAATCATTGCTGGCATGACAGCAACTGAAGAGAGAAAGAAGTTTGTTAATTTTTCAGAGCCTTATTATAACAGTCAGCAATCTATATTAGTTCATAAAGACAATAATGATATTATTGGCTTTGATAATTTAGAAGGCAAAAATGTTGGTGTTGTATTAGGTTATACAGGGGACTTAATTGTAAGCGAGATGTCTAATGTAAATGCTCAGAAATATGGTGCTACATCAGAGGCTGTAATAGCATTAAAAAGCAAAAAAGTAGATGCTGTAGTTTTAGATTATGAACCTGCTAAACAATATTTTAATCAAAATGATGATTTAAAATTGATTCTTACAGATTCAGTAAATGAAGAATATGCTATTGCTATGAGAAAAGAAGATACAGAATTACTTAAAAAAGTTAATGATGCTTTAAATACTATAAAAGAAAATGGCACTTATGATATGCTTATAGAAAAATATTTTAATGCAGGCTTATAATATTCTAATATAGTTATTAGTGGGAGATTATTTTAATGAAAAATATATTAAAAGTTATTTTATTAATTTCTTTGCTTGCCGTGTTGTCTTGCGGTAAAGAAGAGAGTGATGTTTTGTATGTAGGCACTAATGCTGAATATCCTCCTTTTGAATATTTAGATGAGAACGGAAATGTGGTTGGATTTGATGTTGAGCTTATAAATGAGATATCAAAAATAATAGGAAAGAAAATAGAAATAAAAGATATGACTTTTGATGGACTTATACCTGCTTTAGAGGCAAAAACTATAGATATACTTATAGCAGGAATTACAGCTACAGAGTCAAGAAAGAAAGTGATTAATTTTTCTAAGCCTTATTTTGAATCTCAGCAAGCTATAGTAGTAAAAGAAGATAATAATACTATCACTAATTTTGACAGTTTAAACAATACCTATACAGTTGGTGTTGTATTAGGATATGTTGGCGATGTTGCTTTAACAGAGAGTAAAAAAGTTGATAAGATAGAGAGATTTAATAGAACAGCAGATACTATTGTGGCATTACAAAATGGCAAAATAGATGCTGCTATAATGGATCATCCTATAGCTGTTGGTTATATAAAGAATAATGAAGGCCTTAAAGCTATTAAAACAGATTTATCTATACAAGAACTTTGTATTGGTTTTAGAAAAGAAGATATTAAGCTTTTGGAAGATGTAAATAATGCTTTAGATACTTTAAAAGAAAACGGCAAATATGATGAGCTTGTAAAAAAATATTTTTTATATTAAAGATAAAAAATGCAGAGTTAATTAACGTGAAGGAAAGCAGATGACAGAATATTTAGAGTTGCTTAAAGAAGTATTTATAGCCAATCATAGATATATGTATATGGTTAAGGGGCTTTTATTTTCTATAGGAACTACTTTATTTGCTACACTTATTGGTATAGTTCTTGGTATATTAATTGCCCTTATGCAATTATCACATATTTATCCTTTAAAAAATATTAAAGGGTTTGAGACATTTAATCCTATATCAAAGTTAGCATTTGGGTATGTTAATTTAATAAGAGGTACACCTGCGGTTGTGCAGCTAATGATTTGGGCGAATGTTGTATTTGTGGGGGCTTTAAGAAATACGCCTATACTTATTATTTCTGCTATAGCTTTTGGTATTAACTCTGCTGCTTATGTTGCTGAGATTATAAGGGCTGGTATTGAGGGGCTTGATAAGGGGCAGATGGAGGCTTCTAGGGCTTTGGGACTTAATTATGTTCTTTCTATGAAAGAGATTATTATACCGCAGGCTATTAAAAATATACTTCCTGCTTTGGTGAGTGAGTTTATTGCACTTCTTAAAGAGACTTCTATTGTTGGGTTTATAGGTGGAGTTGATTTACTTCGTTCGGCTAATATCATCACCAGTCAAACTTATAGGGGTGTTGAGCCTCTTATTGCTGTGGGTATAATATATTTGATATTAACTTCTATCTTTGCTATGTTTATGAGAAAGGTAGAGAAGGGGCTTAAACAAGGTGATTAAAGTAGAAAATTTACATAAAAAGTTTCATCAATTAGAAGTATTAAAGGGAATAGATGTTAATGTTGAGAAGGGTGAGATTATTGCTATTATAGGGCCTTCTGGAAGCGGTAAATCCACTTTTTTAAGATGCATAAACAGACTTGAAGAGCCTACCGACGGAAAAATATTTATAGACGGTGAAAACATATTAGACAAAAAAACTGATATAAATAAGATAAGAGAAAAGGTTGGAATGGTGTTTCAGCATTTTAATTTGTTTCCTCATAAAACAGTAATGGAAAACATTATCTTAGCACCAATGAAATTAAAGGGCTTAAGCAAAGAAGAGGCAGAAACTAAAGCACTTGAACTATTACAAAAAGTTGGGCTTGTTGAGAAGAAAGACACCTACCCTAACAAACTTTCAGGCGGACAAAAACAAAGAATTGCTATTGCTAGGGCTTTAGCTATGGAGCCAGAGGTTATGCTTTTTGATGAGCCTACTTCTGCATTAGACCCTGAGATGATTAAAGAAGTTTTGGACGTTATGATAGATTTGGCTAAAGAAGGTATGACAATGCTTATAGTTACTCATGAGATGGGTTTTGCTAAAAATGTTGCAAGCAGAATACTATTTATGAATGATGGTATTATACTTGAAGATGAAAAACCTGAAGAGTTCTTTAATAATCCTAAACATAATAGAACCAAAGAGTTTTTATATAAAGTTTTGAATAAATAATTTTATATTAAATAATATAACAAACATATTAATTTTTTTGTGTGTAGTTTGTACTAAAATCATTTTGAATATTATTTGGTGTATAAAAATTATTGATTTTGACAAATACTAAAAATACTAGTATAATATTAAACAACTTATTAAAGGTAATATATGAGTACACTAAAAATAATTTCATGGAATGTTAATGGTATAAGGGCTGCATACAAAAAAGGCTTATTAGATTTTATAAAAAAAGAAGATGCTGATATAATATGTTTGCAAGAGACTAAGGCTTTTGAAGAGCAGCTTCCTGAAGATTTAAGAAACATAGAAGGATATCAACTTTTTATCAATCCTGCTGATCCTGAAATAAGAAAAGGTTATAGCGGAGTTGCAATATATAGCAAATTAAAACCAAATAAAGAAATAAAAAATAAGTTTGGTTCTAAATTTACAGACAGAGAAGGAAGAATACTTGCTTTAGAGTTTGATGATTTTACTATATTTAATGTTTATTTTCCTAATGGCGGCAAATCTGAAGAACATTTTAATTATAAGCTTTCTTTTTATGATGAAATGACTAAGCATATGATAAAATTAAAAGAGAAAACTAATGTAATATTATGCGGAGATATGAATATTGCTCATGAGGCTATAGACTTGGCTAGACCTAAAGAAAATGAAAAGAGTATTGGTTTTTTGCCTGTGGAACGCGAACGCATAACAAAATTTTTAAATAGCGGTTTTACTGATACTTTTAGAATGTTTGTACAAGAAGGCGGACATTATAGTTGGTGGGATATGAAGACTCGTTCTAGAGAAAAGAATGTGGGCTGGAGAATAGATTATTTCTTTGTTAATAATGAGATATCAAACAACATTAAAAGGGCTGATATTTTAACTGATGTTCTTGGAAGCGATCATTGTCCTATATTAATTGAATGGGATAAAAAATAATTTTATTTTAAACTATATAAAACTATAATATTGATTTTTTCATTATATATAATAAAATTAAAAGATGTATATAAGGAGTAAAAAGAATGGTTAGTACTGTTATAGATGGGAAGACGGCTATTATTAATATAGAGAAGAATATTATATCTGAAAATGTTGATATATTGGAAGAGAAACTTAATTATATAAAAGATGCTGGAATATTAAATTTCGTGTTTGATTTTCATAATATAGATTATATGTGTTCTTCTGCTTTAGGATTAATAGCTTCCACTTTAAGAATATCAGGCGAAAAAGGCGGAAAGGTGTATTTCTGTTCTTTAAGCAGTAAATTAACAAGCTTATTTGAAGCTACAAGATTTCTCACTATAGTAAATACTGCCAAAGATGTTGATGAGGCTTTAAGCAATATCAAATAAATAATAATGAGGGTTTATGTTAATACAGATTATTAATTTTATATATGTTCTTATAATGCAGGCTTTAAGGCTTTATTCTTTTATATGGTTTATATGGATTATTATTAGCTGGCTTACTGCTTTTGGGGCTATACATTTAGATTATTATAACCCAATAGTTAATTTCTTTTATAGAATTACTGATGGAGTTATAGACAAAGTTTTTGGAAACTTTAGAGATAAGCTTATAATAGGTGTGATAGATTTATCTCCTTTAGTATTTTTGCTTATACTTCAAATGGTGATACCTCCTCTAATCACTATGCTTTATAGATTTATAATTCGTTTAATATTATAATTTTATGTTATAAAAAATTGGAACTATTCTTATGGATTCTTTGGAAGATATTAATAGATATATTAATGATGGTGATTATGAAAGAGCCATAGAAGAATTAAATTTATTAATATATGAAAACCCTGATAATGCCAAAGCTTTTTATATGAGGGGTAAGTTTAGGTTTATAGATTTACAAAAAAACAAATACGATTATTCAAGTGCAAATCTTTCTTTAATATATTCAAATATAGAGTATGACCTTCTTCATTCTATAGAGATTGACCCTAATATAATTGATGCCTATAGGGGATTAATGTATTTAAATAGAGATATAGGCAATATAGATAAAGAGAGAGAATATGCTCAGGTTTTATTTGAAAAAGACAATAAAGCTTATGATGCTTTGCTTATGCTTGCTAACAGCTATTTAAACAATGGGGAGAATGCTTCAGATTTTCATCAGGCTATTGGGTATTATGATGATTTTATTGAGAGAGTTGATATTGAAGAGTCTAAGGTTGCGAGGTTTGAGAGGGGGCTTTGCTATTATAATTTAAATATATTAATTAGGGCAGATTATGAGGCTAATGAGCTTATAAAAGATTTTCCTTTTTATGATGAGGCTTATTTTCTAAAGGCTATTGCGTTAGCTAAAAATGGTGTTGATAGTGAGTTTTATTATGATGCTTTATTATTTTTAAATAGGGCTATAGAGCTTAATGATAAAAATTATAATGCCATTTATGAAAGGGCTGAATGGTATTTTAGTAAAGAAGATTATTTGAATGCTATAGAAAATTACAATATATTGCTTGAAACTGACAACAAATATAAATTGGCTGCTTTACTTGGAAAAGCTGAGGCTTTGCATGATTATATTGTAAGCAGTGAATCTTATACAGAAAAAAAACATCTCAATGAAGCATTTTCTTTATTAGATAAAATAATAAAAAACTTTGCTCTTGATAAAAAATATATGAGATATAAATATTATAGGGGTAATTTATATGCTTATATTGGAGAGATTGATAATGCCAAAGCTGAATTTGATGATATATTAAAAAATAATGATGAGTTTAATGAATGGTTTTATAATGATATATTAGAGTTTTGTTATTATAATGCAAAAACAGATGAGGACTACAAAAATCTTATTAAATATTTAAACAAAACAAAAGATATTAGGGCTTTAGTATATAAAACATTTTCTTATTACAAATTAAAAAACTATCAAGAATCAGCATTAGCAGCAAAAGAAATATTGGATAATTTAAATAATACAAATAATAATAAAGAAACTTTTAATAACAATGAAGATATGTATCATTTAAGATATGTATATGCTTTTTCACTAATAGAGACAAAATCTCATGATTATGAAACTATAATAGAAAGCTTAAAAATATCATTAAACAGCAGTGAACTCAATAAAGCTATAATATACAGAAAAATAGCAAAAGTGATGATATATAACATACCTCAAAAATATTATTATGAAGGCATTAAATATTTAGAGATGGCAATAAATATGAATGACTTTTTTGCGTATTATATATATTCAAAAGAGCTATTTTATGGAAATATTTTAACTCCGTCTCCTGAACTAGCAATAGGGATGGCTAATACTTCAATCGATTTACACACTACATTTGAGCCGTCTTATATTATTTTGGGTAGAGCCTACGAACTAGGAAGAGGAATAGAGAAAAACGAAAATAAAGCTTTTGAAATATATTACAAATCTAATGAAATAGCAAAAATGAATAATTATCATTCATCTTGTTCTAAAGCTGCATTGGCTCATTGCTATTATAACGGTATAGGCGTAAACAAAAATGAGGCTTTGGCATTAGAATTAATAAAAGAAGCTATAGACAACCATAGCGAAAATTGTCATGACTATGTATTATTATTGTATGCTTATTTTGCTCTCATTGGCAAAGATGGTTTTAGTTTAGAGAAAGCAGCTTCTATTTTTGATGAGGACATTACATATCATAATAGTTTATCTTTTATTATGACTTTTAAGCGTGTTTATAAGAAGCTTGGTAATAATTCTATGGTAAAAAAACTTGCTGGTATTGAAAAAGAAACCCTAAAAAACACAGGAGAGTTTAATTTAAATTATTTAAGAAAATATATAAAAAACTATAATGAATATTATCCAATAGTATGTTATTATAATAGATAATTATCATTTTACTTTTTGACAAAAAATCATATTATATATATTATATAGAAACTAAAAAATTATAAGAGAGGAAAAATTATGATAAATAAAACTATGAGTATAGGGGAAATTATACAAATATTTCCAGATTCAGTAGAGATTATGATGAGCTATGGTCTTCATTGTGTAGGATGTCATGTTGCTAACTGGGAGAGTCTTGAAGAAGGATGCCGAGGTCATGGTATGGACGATGCTAAAATAGATAATTTAGTTAAAGAAATAAATGAGAGATGCTCTAAAAACTAATTTATTTTTTAATTAAAATATTTTAACTAACTAATTAAAGATTGAAAATAAAAAAAGCTTCGTATTGACAACGAAGCTTTTTTATATTATTTAATTTTATATTATTCACACTTGTTTATTTATAAGTACAGATAATTTTTTATTAAGTAAATGTTCTTTTCCTTTGTTATTGTAGCCTATCTTTTTACTTTCATTTAATACTTCTTTCATATCTGTAAAAAAGTCTAATGCCTCATCAAACAATTTTGGTGCTAATTTATTTAGATGTTTTAATCTAGCCATTAAAGTTACAAGCTCCAAACGAAGTGATGAAATTTTTGATGTTTTGTTTAGAGGTATTTTTCTTATTATATCAGACAAAGTAGCTGTTTGAGAAAGGTGAGGGAATTTATTTAATATTATCAAATCTGTAATATTTTCTCTTAACTTTCTTAATTCATTAGCTTCTTTCATTTTTTCATTTTGATGATCGCAATACATATGCACATCTTGAAGTCTTGTATCTATGATAGAGTTTACTTTTCTCTCTTCATCTTCTAATATAATTTTGTAGACTTCTATTTCTTTATTAAGAATTATTTCAATTTTTGTAAGTTCTTCATATAAGTTAAACATAAAATACCATCCCTTAATTTATATAATAATTATCGATATTTAAAAAATTTACTTTACATAATTTTTTAAATAAGTGTAATAATTAAGTATTATTAGTTTTATTTTTTTGTAAATGTATTATAATTATAATTAATTATTTTAAGGATTTTTATTTTATGGAAGATATTAAAAAAGAAGAAGAAAAAATTGAGTTATTATCTTGTGCTTTAGAGGGCGGATGTTCTGCCAAAATTCCGCCTGATTTGCTTGAAAAAACATTATCACCTCTATTAAAAACAAAAGTGGATTCTAATTTATTATCTGATGTTGATATAGGTGATGATGCAGGTGTTTATAAGATTTCGGATGATAATGCTATTATATTTACAGTAGATTTTTTCCCTCCTGTTGTTGCTGATCCTTATTTGTTTGGTGAAATTGCTGCTTGTAATTCTATAAGCGATATATATGCTATGGGAGGAGAGCCTAAGTTAGCTTTAAATATTACAATGTATCCAAAAGAAAACTCTCTTAATACGCTTGCAACAATATTAAAAGGCGGACAGGATAAGGCTACAGAAGCAGGAGTGCTAGTTGTAGGAGGGCATACTATCACAGATACAGCAATTAAATATGGAATGGCTGTTATTGGTTTTGCTAATCCTAATAATATTACTACAAATGCTGCTGCTAAAGATGGAGATATTATAATACTTACAAAGCCTCTTGGTACTGGTTGTTGTTTGGCTGCTATGAGACAGGGTTTAATAAAAGAAA
This is a stretch of genomic DNA from Brachyspira sp. SAP_772. It encodes these proteins:
- a CDS encoding YifB family Mg chelatase-like AAA ATPase — translated: MHTKIYSEALYGIEGIPITIEVNISEGLPKFDVVGLPDQAVNEAKERVIAAINNSDRFFPPKRITINLAPADLKKTGSMYDLPFALGILSSSAQLFFSDFMDNTIILGELALDGSVREVKGIFSMLLNAKELGIKNAIIPFNNMEEANIIEGINLYPVKTLKEAMDVSEGKREAIISKGNFNFTSDNNEAVDFSEVKGQEYAKRAAMIAAAGGHNFIMIGSPGCGKTLIAKRIPTILPPLTFEEAIEVTKIYSSYGLLSKNMPIVKKRPFRIPHHTSSHVSLVGGGRNIKAGEITLAHNGVLFLDEFVEFQSSALQTLREPMEEKIITISRANGSISFPANFTLVAAMNPCPCGYYGDEKHTCRCSENARKKYIAKLSGPILDRIDISIEVRGVDYDKMISKADGESSSSMRKIVTDARKIQEKRFRENGVKIFSNSSMGIRDIEKFCILDSKAKNILNMAMQKFSMSARSYNKILKVSRTIADIENKDIIETSHITEALQYRFNFN
- a CDS encoding basic amino acid ABC transporter substrate-binding protein, which encodes MKNILKVILLISLLAVLSCGKEESDVLYVGTNAEYPPFEYLDENGNVVGFDVELINEISKIIGKKIEIKDMTFDGLIPALEAKTIDILIAGITATESRKKVINFSKPYFESQQAIVVKEDNNTITNFDSLNNTYTVGVVLGYVGDVALTESKKVDKIERFNRTADTIVALQNGKIDAAIMDHPIAVGYIKNNEGLKAIKTDLSIQELCIGFRKEDIKLLEDVNNALDTLKENGKYDELVKKYFLY
- a CDS encoding DUF1858 domain-containing protein, which codes for MINKTMSIGEIIQIFPDSVEIMMSYGLHCVGCHVANWESLEEGCRGHGMDDAKIDNLVKEINERCSKN
- a CDS encoding YggT family protein, which codes for MLIQIINFIYVLIMQALRLYSFIWFIWIIISWLTAFGAIHLDYYNPIVNFFYRITDGVIDKVFGNFRDKLIIGVIDLSPLVFLLILQMVIPPLITMLYRFIIRLIL
- a CDS encoding amino acid ABC transporter ATP-binding protein; translation: MIKVENLHKKFHQLEVLKGIDVNVEKGEIIAIIGPSGSGKSTFLRCINRLEEPTDGKIFIDGENILDKKTDINKIREKVGMVFQHFNLFPHKTVMENIILAPMKLKGLSKEEAETKALELLQKVGLVEKKDTYPNKLSGGQKQRIAIARALAMEPEVMLFDEPTSALDPEMIKEVLDVMIDLAKEGMTMLIVTHEMGFAKNVASRILFMNDGIILEDEKPEEFFNNPKHNRTKEFLYKVLNK
- the selD gene encoding selenide, water dikinase SelD, producing the protein MEDIKKEEEKIELLSCALEGGCSAKIPPDLLEKTLSPLLKTKVDSNLLSDVDIGDDAGVYKISDDNAIIFTVDFFPPVVADPYLFGEIAACNSISDIYAMGGEPKLALNITMYPKENSLNTLATILKGGQDKATEAGVLVVGGHTITDTAIKYGMAVIGFANPNNITTNAAAKDGDIIILTKPLGTGCCLAAMRQGLIKENAITDVFNAMSTLNKKACAIMNKYKAKCATDITGFGLAGHAYKMAKASDVTIEISTSALPMFNKTYEVLDMGCIPGAAFTNMRYVGENILVDENVDYSLKMLAFDPQTAGGLFICVDKDNAENMLADLWREGIDCASIVGKVTKKDREYIHLTK
- the flgN gene encoding flagellar export chaperone FlgN, whose product is MFNLYEELTKIEIILNKEIEVYKIILEDEERKVNSIIDTRLQDVHMYCDHQNEKMKEANELRKLRENITDLIILNKFPHLSQTATLSDIIRKIPLNKTSKISSLRLELVTLMARLKHLNKLAPKLFDEALDFFTDMKEVLNESKKIGYNNKGKEHLLNKKLSVLINKQV
- a CDS encoding amino acid ABC transporter permease produces the protein MTEYLELLKEVFIANHRYMYMVKGLLFSIGTTLFATLIGIVLGILIALMQLSHIYPLKNIKGFETFNPISKLAFGYVNLIRGTPAVVQLMIWANVVFVGALRNTPILIISAIAFGINSAAYVAEIIRAGIEGLDKGQMEASRALGLNYVLSMKEIIIPQAIKNILPALVSEFIALLKETSIVGFIGGVDLLRSANIITSQTYRGVEPLIAVGIIYLILTSIFAMFMRKVEKGLKQGD
- a CDS encoding STAS domain-containing protein is translated as MVSTVIDGKTAIINIEKNIISENVDILEEKLNYIKDAGILNFVFDFHNIDYMCSSALGLIASTLRISGEKGGKVYFCSLSSKLTSLFEATRFLTIVNTAKDVDEALSNIK
- a CDS encoding tetratricopeptide repeat protein, producing the protein MDSLEDINRYINDGDYERAIEELNLLIYENPDNAKAFYMRGKFRFIDLQKNKYDYSSANLSLIYSNIEYDLLHSIEIDPNIIDAYRGLMYLNRDIGNIDKEREYAQVLFEKDNKAYDALLMLANSYLNNGENASDFHQAIGYYDDFIERVDIEESKVARFERGLCYYNLNILIRADYEANELIKDFPFYDEAYFLKAIALAKNGVDSEFYYDALLFLNRAIELNDKNYNAIYERAEWYFSKEDYLNAIENYNILLETDNKYKLAALLGKAEALHDYIVSSESYTEKKHLNEAFSLLDKIIKNFALDKKYMRYKYYRGNLYAYIGEIDNAKAEFDDILKNNDEFNEWFYNDILEFCYYNAKTDEDYKNLIKYLNKTKDIRALVYKTFSYYKLKNYQESALAAKEILDNLNNTNNNKETFNNNEDMYHLRYVYAFSLIETKSHDYETIIESLKISLNSSELNKAIIYRKIAKVMIYNIPQKYYYEGIKYLEMAINMNDFFAYYIYSKELFYGNILTPSPELAIGMANTSIDLHTTFEPSYIILGRAYELGRGIEKNENKAFEIYYKSNEIAKMNNYHSSCSKAALAHCYYNGIGVNKNEALALELIKEAIDNHSENCHDYVLLLYAYFALIGKDGFSLEKAASIFDEDITYHNSLSFIMTFKRVYKKLGNNSMVKKLAGIEKETLKNTGEFNLNYLRKYIKNYNEYYPIVCYYNR
- the xth gene encoding exodeoxyribonuclease III — encoded protein: MSTLKIISWNVNGIRAAYKKGLLDFIKKEDADIICLQETKAFEEQLPEDLRNIEGYQLFINPADPEIRKGYSGVAIYSKLKPNKEIKNKFGSKFTDREGRILALEFDDFTIFNVYFPNGGKSEEHFNYKLSFYDEMTKHMIKLKEKTNVILCGDMNIAHEAIDLARPKENEKSIGFLPVERERITKFLNSGFTDTFRMFVQEGGHYSWWDMKTRSREKNVGWRIDYFFVNNEISNNIKRADILTDVLGSDHCPILIEWDKK
- a CDS encoding basic amino acid ABC transporter substrate-binding protein is translated as MFKKIIIITSILLISLIAFMSCSKKENKLYVGTNAEFVPFEYREGDQIVGFDVDLINEVAKIIKQDIEFVDMAFDGLLPALQSKKIDIIIAGMTATEERKKFVNFSEPYYNSQQSILVHKDNNDIIGFDNLEGKNVGVVLGYTGDLIVSEMSNVNAQKYGATSEAVIALKSKKVDAVVLDYEPAKQYFNQNDDLKLILTDSVNEEYAIAMRKEDTELLKKVNDALNTIKENGTYDMLIEKYFNAGL